The genomic region aaattagaAAGTAGTAAAACTATAGTATCATTGTCTTACAGATTTTTCATAAATTAAGAAGGTGTTTGCTAAACTACATATTGggcaatttttagcatattcaaagGTTTTAACATGTTTCCCCAATTAATATTCTAATTTTAGTGTTTAGTAACagcataaaaaaataataattgtaTTGAGCTCGAGCCAAATTCGAGCCGATTTGTGCTTTAATTTTTTAAGCTCGGAAAATTTCAAGCCGATTCCGAGCTCAAGCTCAAGTTTCGGAGTTGATTCCAAGCTCAACCAAGCTCAAATCGGCTTAGATTACAGTTTACACCCCAACGGCCCTACCTACAGTACTGTCAACGGTAACACTCCATATTTTCATGGCGGGAATAGTGAAACCTTGAACAACCACGGAGTTATCTGTACTAATCCCTTTACTTTGCAAATTTCAATCGTAACCATCAAAATCCCCAATTTtaatttatgatttaatttgtagGGTTAAGCATTCTGTCAGCTTTGAAAACCCAATTTCTCGAAATTTCAATCAGGCATGTCTAAACCCTTCTTCATCTAATCATTTGTTTCTTCTTGCGATTTCGTCACTCTTCGATATATTTGTTCTTTATGACTGATTGTTATTATAGTTATTgacttattgttcttattatatTGTGTAAACTATTGAATTTTCCCTAAATTATGGTTTGCTAACTCATTGCTTTGACTTCTAAGAAATCGACGCtagtttattttgttttgtttgttacgGTACAACGGCCGTATAATGCTTGTACTGCACCTCACATATCGCTAGTATTCAATGAGGTGTAAAAGTATTATAAGGTCGTTGTACACTGTAGTCTCacaagataataataataatagtataggGTATTGATGATTATGGATGAGTTAATGAGTGGTTCGAGGCTTTTAGTTCTATTTGTCTTCCTTCATTGTTTCGGAGTTTGCTTTTGTGTTTAAAAAGATTAAATAAACTCCGCTAGCCCAACTTCTACATCCTTGTTTTGTCCGGAGAGAAAGCTCAGTTAAGTACAAGATATTTTACTTTGTTATTTTTTGTGAacgatattttaatcaaagtcaAACAAATGATTAGGGGTGACGAAAAATTTCACCGTAGGCAAACTAGTAAATATTATAAGATAAACTAACAAAGTTCGAACACTTTAACAATTTAACTAAAAGTTCTATTTTAATCTAGCTTTGACGATTAGCAAAATACATTGCTTTGCAAATTTTTTAGGTGTTTGTTATGGATGCAAGTTTGATTCATTGAAATATGAGTGATTAGAGAAGCAAGTGTGATTACTAATGTGAATGTAGTGCACACAAACTAGAAGTACAACAAGttttgtctcaatcatttgtttaccttatcTATGTTGTGTGagcggtattttaatcaaatgtttAAGGCAGACGGAAAATTTCACCGCAGGCAAACTCTAACTGATATTTTGTCTTAATCAAGCCTTGATGAACAAGATACAATTAGCTGATTTCACAGAAGAATCCTTTTAAGAATATGTTGGTTGATAAGTGGGTTGAATTTGAAAGTGGTATTCGGATGGAAGTTGAGGATTTCCGTCACCATATTTATCAACCAAGCCTGAAGAATGCTATGTGCTCTCTGATCAACTGTTTCACTCTGGAAAGGCCTTTTCTTTGAAGTGCTTACGGCTGAGATAGTGTACCCTAACATTCTCTTCTGGGTGCACAAGTTGGATAAGTCGTTTAGCTACGCTTGAGTTATCTTTTGTACCTTTGTGTTAAGAGGACATAGAGTGTGTCATGTCTGATGGCTTGAATCTCACATCACTTAGCCTGGTTCACTGCTTCAAGACAGATATCTCGTCTGTAATTGAATTGCCCCGTTTGAAGAAACTCTTAACAGTACGTTCACAGATCTTGAGTCACTTGAATGTGAAGGCTGCGTAGAttattttaaattttcaaatgtcCCTCTTTTGAAAAACGTGAATCTGAGTCTGCATACCATTATCGGGGCTGCTCACTGACATTTGAAGACCTCGCCACACATGCTCCTAAACTTCAAAAATTATCGCTTTTGGTGATGACTCTGGTCAGTAATTGAAAGATTTGGATACTTGGTAATATTATTCCTCATTGTCACTTGCTTTATGACattatttcttgtttatcttcagGTACAGCCGCGTCCTGCAAATAACTCTCTGTGTCTAAAGCGCTTCGAGCTTCTAACTGATGTACAAACTGGCTTTGACCTTTTTACCATCACTGGTCTGTTAAATGCTTCTCCTTTCCTTGAGATATTACATCTGCAGGTTAGTATTTGGTTTCTAAATGCTGGTTTTGAACTGAATTGTTCTCGATTGTTTGTATTTGCTTCATTTCAACCTTTGGTCTGTTAGTGAATTGTTCTTAAGAATCTGCATCATTTTATACTTGGAGCATGTTTTTTTTAATGTAGGGTTCTAGCTAGTGTTACTATGCAAGAGTCCACCTGTTTTCCTAAATCAATTATGTCAAGAAACGGTACGCGGGTAGGCTCAGTTTTCTATTGGGACTTTTGGGAGGTTTTCTCTGTGCAAGTCCACATTCTTTTTAGGATCTTGTACTAATCTGTTATTAATATTTTAAATCTTCCTTTGTGCACAAACAGTTGCGGAAGCGTAACTACAGAGTCCCCATATAATATTCAGACTGTCCGCCTTTGATGGATTTAGAAGATGGTGGAACGAGATGGAGCTTGCTCGATATTTGTTGAAAAATGCAGTGGCTCTTGAGCGAATGGTCATTGTATGTCTATATGATTGTTCCTCGACGAAAGATGGGAGTGTTTCTAGCTACTGTTCCTCAATGAGAGAAGACATCGCTACCACCCTACTGCGAGACATGAAAACCTCTGCAGAATTGGTCTTTGCATTTCCAATTATGGGGTGCGACTTTTTTTGTCGAGAATGAGCTTCGCAGTTGATCGGATCGTGATCTTGCTTCAAGTTGAAGTTGTTTGGGGTCTCTTCTTCTTGATATTCATGTTTTATGTTCAAGAAGAATAATGGGGTTTCTTGAGAGTGACTTTTTATCTCGTTGGATCCTAGGGCTTGATTTGAGTTGGTTCAAACTTAAATGTTATTGTGGGTGACTGTCACCCAACTGATGACTCCATACACCAACTTGGTTAGCTAGTAAAATCATTGAGACGACAATATTTATGACCCGGGTTCCCAACCCATTAGCGTCAACTTTTTTCCTGTGGCGCCAGCCTTTCACAGCAGGCGGAACAAGCAACTGATTCCGTTTTTATTTAGCTTCCTGATGTTGAGCTGTGTATACAAGTAGGACACTATAATGTGATTTCATGAATCTGGAAGAGTTTACCGTACTATGTTTCAAATGTAACTTAAGTTATTCAAGTTATACCCAACAGTTGTAAGCGTGTTTCAAGATATATTTATTAGCTCTATTGCTGTAAGTCTGTAACTGCTTCATCTATGAAACCACGTATTCGTGGTTCGTCTTCTGCACTAACCATCATTCCCCACAACAATATGCATCCTGTGCCAACTCTCCATTTGCGAAAAACTTTTTAAGTGTCAAATTTAAGATGCGTAGTGTAACAGGGAGTCTAGGATCATGTGCAACGAGAGATTTGAAAATCGAACATGCATGGGGCAGTCACTGAAAACCCATTCATCCTTAATGTCAGGGAACAGTAACATGAGTTTGTCGCTCATAAGACGAATACAATCAACAAAGTATAACGAAGTACCAACAACAAAGTAAAGAGAAACCTAGATAGCTAGTAACAATTCTAGCGACAAAAAAGACTTGGTTTAAATCCAAGGAAGTTTACAGCATTGATCCCAAGTAATTAGAAATTTGGAGGCTCAACTGGAGTAAAATAAGAATGTTCCAATGCTTTTTTTGCCGTTATCCTTTCACTTGGATTCATGCAGAGTAACCTCTGCAATTATAGAAATTAAAACAGTTATTAGGTAATACTCATacacaaaaatgaaataaaattaatACGATAAAATTGTTTTCCAAGAGAGAAATGGTGTTCTTACTTACCGATAGAAGATCATTACCACGGTCATCTAGTCTCGGAGTGGTGAAAGTAGCCTGATCAATCATCCGATATTGTTATAGAATCTGAGTATATTAAATTAGTACATCAATTGTTGAATCCAAGAACTACAGAAGGGAGTATACCTGAGGATAGACTGGAATATCTGTTGGAAATTTGCAAATTGAATGTATCCCGGGCCAACTCTGTTCTGTCGGCGTTCCAAGTTTCCTTCAAAATCAAATACAAAAAAATTCAGCTAGTGTTTCTTAAGACGGTAATATTAAGTGCAAGTGAGCGGAAGGCTTTTGACAGATGATAATATTTACTTGAACATGAGAGCAATCAAGTTTTTGGTCCCATCTCCATCTCTTTCAGCAAGAATAAAAGGAAGCTCATGATTAACCAATTCAGCAAATACACACCCTACTGCCCATAGGTCAATGGCTTTTGTATACTGTTCAATTCCGAGGAGAACTTCTGGTGCTCGAAATAACAGAGAAGTAACCTGCAATAACAATCAACTAAATTTAGCAATAACATCATTGaatatgttaacattttcaagTTTCAAATTTGATGTTTACCTGAGGAGTCAAGTTGTGTCCTAGTAATCGGGACAAGCCAAAATCAGCAACCTTGACAATTTTGCAACGTTTGTCGACCATTATGTTCTCAGATTTGAGATCCCTATGCACTATGTTCTTTTCATGGAGATAATCCACAGCCAAAAGGATCTGATGCATTATGCTCTGACATTTAAAGGCATAAAAAAGCAACAGTATGAACATTACTATATTTTTGCAGACAAATCTCATTTATTTATAAGCTACTGACTTGTACGTACATATGACATGGAGTAATAAAACTAGAACATACTTTGACATCAAGTGAGCTTGTCATCATCCCGCCGGCTTTGCATTCTTGTATAGGCATGGTCAAGTTACAATACATGTACTCCATCACAAGGTTAAGAGTTCCTAGAGGGTTAGTATAAACATCTTTCAGCTTTATAATGTGTTCATGTTGAAGACCATACATGATAGAGATCTCCCTTGCTAGCGGTTCCTGAATTTTGTTGCCGTGCAAATGAATCGACTTCATAGCAACATTTTTCTTAGTTACTACATCCCAACCTTTATATACAGTCCCGAAAGCACCTTCGCCTGCGATTTCATCTTGAATCTCGTATTGATCATATGTCATAGGTAGCTTAAACATAGACGATGGTTTCGCGTCTTGTTTGATAGACTGAAGATGATCTTTAATTGATTTGTTGCTAGCCTCTAATATGGATAGTTTCTCTAACATGCATTTTGAGAGCTCCTTGACCTAATTGCAATACACATGGTTTAAACCATATGAACATTATTATACACAGAACAAGAAAAAAGATAGCAAAATACCAAAGAGATTACATTGTCATTATGTCACAAGCAAAAAAGATAAAATAATCCCTTGGAGTCTGGATTCTTTGTCCCATATCCGTGTCCCAGGCCATCTTGTGTTCCACTAGTTCTTCATTTAACACATAAGTATTAACCATTAAAAGTAATTGGGTAAATATAAAAAGAGGATTATGTGTCGGGAGTGG from Silene latifolia isolate original U9 population chromosome 3, ASM4854445v1, whole genome shotgun sequence harbors:
- the LOC141647466 gene encoding cell division control protein 2 homolog; this translates as MKILFSQVRKKKEKKYFYFYLEPWREYFVFSHNYFSKATSTTIVYSITILNLNSLNLIFAILLQEKKGKEKKTRIMGEVTEMTKVYRDGRTLNGLYIRVDLPGVPEDKLELYHNQQNIFFGGVVPKIWDSIPSRIKIYSGYIVIDKNPGKNNFEFVVRDGCVHLFIPHCTKGEIHFIGELGSGSVTTMVSQFEEVKELSKCMLEKLSILEASNKSIKDHLQSIKQDAKPSSMFKLPMTYDQYEIQDEIAGEGAFGTVYKGWDVVTKKNVAMKSIHLHGNKIQEPLAREISIMYGLQHEHIIKLKDVYTNPLGTLNLVMEYMYCNLTMPIQECKAGGMMTSSLDVKSIMHQILLAVDYLHEKNIVHRDLKSENIMVDKRCKIVKVADFGLSRLLGHNLTPQVTSLLFRAPEVLLGIEQYTKAIDLWAVGCVFAELVNHELPFILAERDGDGTKNLIALMFKKLGTPTEQSWPGIHSICKFPTDIPVYPQATFTTPRLDDRGNDLLSRLLCMNPSERITAKKALEHSYFTPVEPPNF